The Calditerrivibrio nitroreducens DSM 19672 genome window below encodes:
- a CDS encoding TatD family hydrolase, translating into MIIEKLDSDNYRFFQDELKFIRESGLSFTDTHAHLHFEEFKDTDRFVKSALENGVKKIVTIGIDLDDSIKAKEISEKYENVYYTLGFHPHDAKKFSKDLLVEFQKYVTDKKMLAIGEIGLDFYRNLSDTEVQIKVFEYMLEFARINRKPIIIHNRDASDKVSEVIDSILDADERIGIIHCFNGDKKFLKWALDKGFFVSYAGPITFKKEDELRDTLKYVPIDRVFVETDCPYLTPSPMRGKMNEPAYVIFNAYTISRVKEISLFKLAEVMEKSFINLFGEVYE; encoded by the coding sequence GTGATAATTGAAAAATTAGACTCTGATAATTATAGATTTTTTCAGGATGAGCTAAAATTTATCAGAGAAAGTGGCCTTTCCTTCACGGACACCCATGCCCATCTTCATTTTGAAGAATTTAAAGATACAGACAGATTTGTGAAATCTGCTCTGGAAAATGGTGTAAAAAAAATAGTTACCATTGGAATAGACCTTGACGACTCAATAAAGGCAAAAGAAATTTCAGAAAAATACGAAAATGTCTATTATACGCTGGGTTTTCATCCACATGATGCGAAAAAGTTTTCAAAAGATCTGCTCGTGGAGTTTCAAAAATATGTAACCGATAAAAAGATGCTGGCAATAGGTGAGATAGGGCTTGATTTTTATCGGAATTTATCAGATACGGAGGTTCAGATAAAGGTTTTTGAGTATATGCTGGAATTTGCCAGGATAAACAGAAAACCGATAATCATTCACAATAGAGATGCTTCAGATAAAGTTTCTGAAGTTATAGATTCTATTCTTGATGCAGATGAAAGAATTGGGATTATACATTGTTTTAATGGCGATAAAAAATTTTTAAAATGGGCTCTGGATAAAGGTTTTTTTGTATCCTACGCCGGTCCAATTACATTTAAAAAAGAGGATGAGTTAAGAGATACTCTAAAATATGTTCCGATTGATAGAGTATTTGTGGAAACCGATTGTCCTTATCTTACACCTTCACCTATGCGTGGAAAGATGAATGAGCCTGCGTATGTGATTTTTAATGCTTATACTATTTCAAGAGTTAAAGAAATCAGTTTATTTAAACTTGCAGAAGTGATGGAAAAAAGCTTTATAAATCTTTTTGGTGAAGTGTATGAGTAA
- a CDS encoding response regulator transcription factor, translated as MSKILLVEDDKYSAGGLIDLFTSEGYEVDHALNGKSAFELLKENQYNLIITDIMMPELDGIKFLHRIRAIGVDTPVIVITAYDTTENIMAVYELGAVEILEKPFDIDDFLKLVQDLLNGE; from the coding sequence ATGAGTAAAATACTACTTGTGGAAGATGACAAATACAGTGCTGGTGGTCTTATAGATCTTTTTACCTCTGAGGGGTATGAGGTGGATCATGCTTTGAATGGGAAATCTGCGTTTGAGCTTTTGAAAGAAAATCAGTATAATTTGATCATCACTGATATAATGATGCCGGAGCTGGATGGGATAAAATTCTTGCACCGCATACGTGCTATTGGAGTTGATACACCGGTTATAGTGATTACAGCCTATGATACGACTGAAAACATAATGGCTGTCTATGAGCTTGGTGCCGTTGAAATACTGGAAAAACCTTTTGATATAGACGATTTTTTGAAGTTGGTTCAAGATTTGTTAAATGGTGAATAG
- a CDS encoding universal stress protein — protein MIEIKKILVPTDFSETSRYAMQYAINFAKSFNAELEIVHVIFDESQIVAFYLPQVTFQNLDQELEESAKKQMEDFINSFPELNEVRYSTKMLKGTAFVEIISEAKAYNADIIVIGTHGRTGIEHVLFGSTAEKVVRKAPCPVFTVKPKNFNFRLP, from the coding sequence ATGATTGAGATTAAGAAGATTTTAGTTCCCACAGATTTTTCAGAAACCTCAAGGTATGCTATGCAATATGCCATCAATTTTGCAAAATCCTTCAATGCTGAGCTTGAGATTGTGCATGTTATCTTTGATGAGAGTCAGATTGTGGCGTTTTATCTACCTCAGGTTACCTTTCAAAATCTGGATCAGGAACTTGAAGAGTCTGCAAAAAAACAGATGGAAGATTTTATTAATTCATTCCCTGAACTAAACGAGGTCAGGTATTCCACAAAGATGCTTAAAGGAACCGCATTTGTTGAGATAATAAGTGAAGCTAAGGCATATAATGCAGATATTATTGTAATAGGGACCCATGGTAGAACAGGGATTGAACATGTATTGTTTGGTAGCACAGCTGAAAAGGTGGTTAGAAAGGCACCCTGTCCTGTATTCACAGTAAAACCTAAGAATTTTAATTTCAGATTGCCATAA
- a CDS encoding tautomerase family protein, with translation MPLVRIELWAGKSKDLKDAISKDVTDVLVKHLGCPPEGVTIVFDERPKSDWYTAGKSHVELHPDKK, from the coding sequence ATGCCACTTGTAAGAATAGAATTGTGGGCCGGCAAAAGCAAAGATCTAAAAGATGCAATTTCAAAAGATGTAACAGATGTTCTTGTGAAACACCTGGGGTGTCCTCCGGAAGGTGTTACGATAGTATTTGATGAAAGACCAAAATCTGATTGGTATACAGCAGGTAAATCCCACGTTGAACTTCATCCGGATAAAAAATAG
- the flhA gene encoding flagellar biosynthesis protein FlhA, giving the protein MANEGILTQISKRLDLFVPVAVIGIILVMILPVHPFLLDIFLTLSISLSVMILFVSIYVEDTLDFSTFPSVLLIVTLFRLALNIATTRRILLYGAEGEDAAGSVIMAFGQFVVGGDFVVGLIIFIILVIINFVVITKGSGRVAEVAARFTLDAMPGKQMSIDADLNAGIIDDKTARRLREELQKKADFYGAMDGASKFVRGDAVAGLLITFINIIAGLIIGVVKFGMPISEASKRFTILTVGDGLVSQIPALIVSTAAGIIVTRSGEDKELNLNLVDQMFKSYKVLRLSGYVLLFLGLIPGLPKISFFIIGGLLIGISYSVKSAKVVSEKQEEKAEDKGKTEATEDEDVKSLLEMDVMELEIGFNLISLVDPAQGGTLLNRIKSVRRQIALEMGFIVPPIRIRDNLQLESNSYVILIKGVKIVTGSVMIGKYLAMAGDGDLSQINGIPTKEPAFGIDAKWVDEEEKERAVLEGFTVVDPTTVIVTHLTEVIKSNAHEIVGRQELMELLDKVKEKSAKLVDDLIPNILDLGSVHRVILNLLKERVSIRNLPTILETLATYGVQNKDVDLLTERVRYVLRRQITESILAPDGTLYLFTLNSQLEQLLAKNIQMTEDGREIVMDPSIAQKILSAIIGKVDEVTSKGIPANLVISPPIRIAFRRFVEKFVKNINIISHNEIADNVRIESLGSLEIEL; this is encoded by the coding sequence ATGGCAAACGAAGGGATACTTACCCAGATAAGTAAGAGGCTTGATCTTTTTGTACCCGTTGCGGTCATCGGTATTATTTTAGTTATGATATTACCGGTGCATCCATTTTTGCTGGATATCTTTTTGACGTTGAGCATCAGTTTATCCGTTATGATCCTTTTTGTATCTATATATGTTGAGGATACTCTTGATTTTTCTACATTTCCATCTGTTTTACTGATTGTGACATTATTCCGTCTTGCTCTAAACATAGCCACCACCAGAAGAATTCTGCTTTATGGGGCTGAAGGGGAGGATGCCGCAGGTTCTGTGATCATGGCATTCGGTCAGTTTGTGGTTGGTGGTGATTTTGTTGTGGGACTTATCATATTTATAATCCTGGTTATTATAAATTTTGTAGTTATTACAAAAGGTTCTGGTAGAGTTGCTGAAGTGGCTGCAAGGTTTACACTGGATGCTATGCCGGGTAAACAGATGAGTATAGATGCCGACCTTAATGCGGGTATCATAGATGATAAAACCGCCCGTAGATTGAGGGAAGAGCTTCAGAAAAAAGCTGATTTTTATGGAGCAATGGATGGTGCCAGTAAATTTGTCAGAGGGGATGCAGTTGCTGGTCTTTTGATAACGTTTATCAACATAATAGCTGGCCTTATCATAGGTGTTGTGAAGTTTGGTATGCCCATCTCTGAAGCATCCAAAAGGTTTACTATTCTTACTGTGGGGGATGGCCTTGTTAGTCAGATACCTGCTCTGATAGTTTCTACAGCTGCAGGTATAATTGTCACCAGATCAGGTGAGGACAAAGAGCTCAATTTGAATTTAGTTGACCAAATGTTCAAGAGCTATAAGGTGCTGAGGCTTTCCGGGTATGTACTACTATTTTTAGGGCTTATTCCAGGGTTACCCAAGATCTCTTTTTTCATAATTGGCGGTTTATTAATTGGAATAAGCTATTCTGTTAAAAGTGCCAAAGTGGTGTCTGAAAAACAGGAAGAAAAAGCTGAAGATAAAGGTAAAACTGAAGCCACTGAAGATGAAGATGTGAAAAGCTTGCTTGAGATGGATGTCATGGAGCTGGAGATAGGATTTAATCTCATATCCCTCGTGGATCCAGCCCAGGGGGGGACTTTGTTAAATAGAATAAAATCTGTAAGAAGACAGATAGCCCTTGAAATGGGTTTTATAGTTCCACCTATAAGGATAAGGGATAATTTACAGCTTGAATCGAATAGCTATGTAATCTTAATAAAAGGTGTCAAAATAGTTACCGGTAGTGTTATGATAGGGAAATATTTGGCAATGGCTGGGGATGGTGATTTGAGTCAGATAAATGGTATCCCCACCAAAGAGCCTGCATTTGGTATAGATGCAAAATGGGTGGATGAAGAGGAGAAGGAAAGGGCTGTTCTGGAAGGTTTTACCGTAGTGGATCCTACGACAGTCATCGTTACTCATCTAACTGAGGTGATAAAATCAAACGCCCATGAGATTGTGGGTCGACAGGAGCTCATGGAGCTTCTGGATAAGGTAAAAGAGAAATCGGCAAAACTTGTGGATGATTTAATACCCAACATCCTTGATCTTGGCTCTGTACATCGTGTTATCTTGAATCTCTTAAAGGAAAGGGTTTCGATAAGGAACCTCCCCACAATTCTTGAAACACTTGCCACATATGGTGTTCAAAATAAAGATGTGGATCTTTTGACTGAAAGGGTTAGATACGTTTTGAGAAGACAGATTACAGAGTCTATACTTGCTCCGGATGGTACTCTATATCTTTTTACTCTCAATTCTCAGCTGGAGCAATTACTTGCCAAGAATATTCAAATGACTGAGGATGGTAGAGAGATCGTTATGGATCCAAGTATCGCCCAGAAGATTTTAAGTGCCATTATAGGTAAAGTAGATGAGGTTACTTCTAAAGGGATTCCTGCAAATCTCGTCATCTCACCACCGATACGGATTGCATTTAGAAGATTCGTGGAAAAATTTGTAAAAAATATAAATATCATATCTCATAATGAGATTGCTGATAATGTAAGGATTGAATCTTTGGGGTCGCTGGAGATTGAGCTATGA
- the flhF gene encoding flagellar biosynthesis protein FlhF — MKIKKYEVYDMKEALALIKKELGPDAVILSTRKINKPSGYGIFSKPMIEVTAAVDYDAKKEFKAPVNNRFSEIEKEKSVDNTDKIAEIINSLGLNKFESLVNDVLDIKKQIMEMKSVISENVVADVEPHLKEIYQLLTKNGVDEMIVYKFLKKVENRVPANTGKMQTKNIIMQLLSELIPVEKDYFSSIRQKVLALVGPTGVGKTTTIAKIAANLALKLQKKVCLISVDTFRIGAVEQLKTYSEIIDVPLYVASNPADLDEIIGEVKHYDYILLDSMGRSQFDTEQISELKKFMDVSPLISVALVMSMSSNHIELYDIYDRYARLMPNFVIFTKLDETRYFGPLVNIPLIKKIPIMLLSTGQNVPDDMEIPDGKKIAKMVLNEIPIQWRD; from the coding sequence ATGAAGATAAAAAAGTATGAAGTTTACGATATGAAAGAGGCTTTAGCTCTCATAAAAAAGGAATTGGGGCCTGATGCTGTTATTCTATCCACGAGAAAGATAAATAAGCCAAGTGGCTATGGGATCTTTTCTAAACCTATGATAGAGGTGACAGCTGCAGTAGATTACGATGCAAAGAAAGAATTTAAGGCTCCCGTAAACAATAGATTTTCTGAGATAGAAAAAGAAAAATCTGTAGATAATACTGATAAGATTGCAGAAATAATCAATAGCCTGGGTCTTAATAAATTTGAGTCTCTTGTTAACGACGTTCTTGATATAAAGAAACAGATTATGGAAATGAAATCGGTAATTTCGGAAAATGTGGTGGCGGATGTGGAGCCCCATTTAAAAGAGATATACCAGCTTCTTACCAAAAATGGCGTAGATGAGATGATTGTATATAAATTCCTCAAAAAGGTAGAAAATAGAGTCCCTGCCAATACAGGGAAGATGCAGACCAAGAATATCATAATGCAACTACTATCAGAGCTTATTCCGGTTGAAAAGGATTATTTTTCGAGTATAAGACAAAAGGTGCTGGCTCTTGTGGGGCCAACTGGGGTGGGTAAAACCACCACTATTGCAAAAATAGCAGCAAATTTAGCATTAAAACTACAAAAAAAGGTTTGTTTGATTTCGGTGGATACCTTTAGAATAGGTGCTGTGGAGCAGCTTAAAACCTATTCGGAAATCATCGATGTTCCTCTTTATGTTGCGTCAAATCCTGCAGATCTTGATGAGATCATAGGTGAAGTGAAGCATTACGACTATATTCTACTGGATTCTATGGGTAGAAGCCAGTTTGATACAGAGCAGATTTCTGAGCTGAAAAAATTTATGGATGTTAGTCCCTTAATCTCTGTTGCTCTTGTGATGTCGATGAGCAGTAATCACATAGAGCTTTACGATATATATGATAGATACGCCAGATTAATGCCAAATTTTGTGATTTTCACAAAACTCGATGAGACAAGGTATTTTGGTCCACTTGTGAATATTCCTCTAATAAAAAAGATTCCGATAATGCTCCTTTCCACTGGGCAAAATGTTCCGGATGATATGGAGATACCTGATGGCAAAAAGATTGCTAAAATGGTATTAAACGAAATACCTATTCAGTGGAGAGATTAA
- a CDS encoding MinD/ParA family protein — protein MDQAQNLRKIAWGIKRRSTYISISSGKGGVGKTNFAVNISHTLARMGKKVLLFDADLGLANVDILLNLNVKTNIKDFLEGNVSSENLVVDSGYGFDVVPASSGFVNLTKLDEGQYDKLMDLFVKFDSKYDYIIFDTGAGIGENVIKFSSVSDMLVVITQPEPTAVTDAYAFIKVVNKEFNITNPYLVVNKSKTKEDGINIYENLKNVLKRFLDIDLELLGVIRDCKEVALSVREQKPIAETSPSSIYMRDLILVGKKIVNMNIEKNYNNELSNIFRRSL, from the coding sequence ATGGATCAGGCTCAAAATTTGAGGAAGATAGCTTGGGGCATCAAAAGAAGATCCACCTACATATCGATTTCAAGTGGTAAAGGTGGAGTTGGTAAAACAAACTTTGCAGTAAATATTTCCCATACACTTGCCAGAATGGGGAAAAAAGTGCTTCTTTTTGATGCTGATCTGGGTTTGGCCAATGTGGATATTTTGCTGAATCTCAATGTAAAAACCAATATAAAAGATTTTTTGGAGGGGAATGTTTCATCTGAAAATCTTGTGGTGGACTCTGGTTACGGTTTTGATGTTGTTCCTGCTTCCAGTGGATTTGTAAATCTTACGAAACTCGATGAAGGGCAATATGATAAATTGATGGATCTTTTTGTAAAGTTTGATTCGAAATATGATTATATTATTTTTGATACAGGGGCTGGAATAGGTGAGAATGTTATAAAATTCTCTTCTGTTTCCGATATGCTCGTGGTGATCACTCAGCCGGAGCCAACAGCCGTTACGGATGCTTATGCATTTATAAAAGTCGTTAATAAAGAATTTAATATAACAAACCCCTACCTGGTGGTAAATAAGTCTAAAACAAAAGAGGATGGAATTAATATATATGAAAATTTAAAAAATGTACTTAAAAGATTTTTAGATATAGATCTTGAGTTGCTCGGGGTTATCAGGGATTGTAAAGAGGTGGCGTTATCTGTGAGAGAACAAAAACCTATTGCGGAGACCAGTCCATCTTCTATTTACATGAGGGATTTGATACTGGTGGGTAAAAAGATAGTTAATATGAATATCGAAAAGAATTACAATAATGAGTTATCAAATATATTTAGGAGGAGCTTATGA
- a CDS encoding sigma-70 family RNA polymerase sigma factor: MSLALYQGSLDRIEQEEIVKEFLPKIKVWVLRVSNRLPANVDNDELYSAACMGLVESLQKFDKGRSVDFYSYAERRIKGAILDALRQMDFLPRNVRTKLKQFEEKLQELTVKLGRKPNTDEIVEYTNLSQEDVFNFLNLIETGQLTSLDTSLDEDGDISLLDTIKSFVEGPEDSAIKEQLISKLGEIIDSLPDKEKLVITLYYYEELTMKEIGEVLKISESRVSQIHSEAVKKLKRKLKGVL; this comes from the coding sequence ATGAGTTTGGCATTGTATCAGGGTAGTCTGGATAGAATAGAGCAGGAAGAGATTGTAAAAGAGTTTTTGCCTAAGATAAAAGTATGGGTTTTAAGAGTAAGTAACAGACTGCCGGCTAATGTGGATAATGATGAACTCTATTCTGCTGCTTGTATGGGGCTGGTGGAGTCGCTGCAAAAATTTGATAAAGGTAGAAGCGTAGATTTTTATTCTTATGCAGAAAGAAGGATAAAGGGGGCTATTCTGGATGCCCTGAGGCAGATGGATTTTTTGCCAAGGAATGTTAGAACAAAATTAAAACAATTTGAAGAAAAACTTCAGGAATTAACTGTTAAATTAGGAAGAAAACCAAATACAGATGAGATTGTGGAATATACAAATCTTTCCCAGGAGGATGTTTTTAATTTTCTTAATCTGATAGAAACAGGGCAGTTGACAAGTCTTGATACATCTCTTGATGAGGATGGGGATATATCTCTTCTGGATACTATAAAGTCTTTTGTGGAAGGGCCAGAGGATTCCGCCATAAAAGAGCAACTGATAAGTAAACTCGGAGAAATTATCGATTCCCTTCCTGATAAAGAGAAACTTGTCATAACGTTGTATTATTATGAAGAGCTTACAATGAAAGAGATCGGTGAGGTTTTGAAAATTTCAGAGTCAAGGGTGTCTCAGATACACTCTGAAGCTGTTAAGAAGTTAAAGAGAAAACTTAAGGGGGTATTATGA
- a CDS encoding protein-glutamate methylesterase/protein-glutamine glutaminase, producing the protein MSIKVLVVDDSAFMRKAIENMLKKESNIEIVGFARNGIEAIDMVQKLKPDIITLDIEMPQMDGLTALRKILEIAPIPVIMVSSLTTEGAEATLKALEIGAVDFIPKDKSFASLGIMKIEDQLIEKIKTFAGRRIIAKAPATRPFTPSPAQATVSSAPKRAGVFNGNKKVVAIGTSTGGPQSLQRVIPKLTKDLNRPVFIVQHMPPNFTKSLATRLNAMSQLEVIEVEGKEKVEPNVVYIAKGGFHLKIKKVGTNYYIETSTEPSNVLHIPSVDVMTASVAENYGADALGVIMTGMGSDGLNGLRKLKERGGAVIAQDKDSCVVYGMPRAVVEAGIADEVVPLDDIASQIMRYCK; encoded by the coding sequence ATGAGTATAAAGGTTTTGGTCGTTGATGATTCCGCTTTTATGAGAAAAGCTATTGAAAATATGCTGAAAAAAGAGTCGAATATAGAGATTGTTGGGTTTGCAAGAAATGGTATTGAAGCTATAGATATGGTTCAAAAATTGAAACCAGATATTATAACGCTGGATATTGAGATGCCCCAGATGGATGGGCTTACCGCACTGAGAAAGATTCTTGAAATTGCACCTATTCCTGTGATTATGGTTAGTTCCCTTACCACAGAAGGGGCTGAAGCCACATTAAAAGCTCTGGAAATAGGTGCTGTTGACTTTATACCAAAAGATAAATCATTTGCCAGTCTTGGGATTATGAAGATAGAGGATCAATTGATAGAAAAGATAAAGACTTTTGCAGGAAGAAGAATAATTGCGAAAGCACCAGCAACAAGACCTTTTACACCTTCACCTGCACAGGCTACAGTTTCCTCAGCTCCAAAAAGAGCTGGTGTTTTCAATGGAAATAAAAAAGTGGTGGCCATCGGGACATCCACAGGTGGGCCCCAGTCTCTTCAACGAGTTATCCCTAAGCTTACCAAAGATCTTAATCGACCCGTATTTATTGTACAACATATGCCACCAAATTTCACCAAATCCCTTGCCACAAGGCTCAATGCCATGAGTCAGCTGGAGGTGATTGAGGTGGAAGGGAAAGAAAAAGTGGAGCCTAATGTTGTTTACATTGCAAAAGGTGGATTTCACCTAAAGATTAAAAAAGTTGGGACGAATTATTATATAGAGACATCCACAGAGCCATCAAATGTGTTGCACATACCAAGTGTGGATGTTATGACAGCTTCTGTTGCCGAAAATTATGGTGCGGATGCTCTTGGGGTTATCATGACAGGAATGGGTAGTGATGGTCTAAATGGCTTGAGGAAGCTTAAAGAAAGAGGTGGTGCTGTTATTGCTCAAGATAAAGATTCCTGTGTGGTTTATGGGATGCCCAGAGCAGTTGTGGAGGCCGGTATTGCAGATGAAGTGGTACCACTGGATGATATCGCTTCACAGATTATGAGGTATTGCAAATAG
- the fliM gene encoding flagellar motor switch protein FliM: MADILSQEEIDALLSTVADTGIKDEVFAPEVDFVPKKISVYDFRRPDRVSKEQIRSIRNLHDKFARNFSSSLSNFLRTITDVNLVSVDQMTYGEFLMSLPDPTNFNIISMIPLDGSAVLEINPSLVFPIVDKLLGGPGLPMYKVRELTALEQHIMESVIYLLLKELEDTWKQVIPNIKFRKEITENSPQVVQIVAQNEVVVLVVFEVKFADVSGMINLCLPAVVLEPILGKISSQDWLVGAKKVKGLDYLDRILDILMEAYLPLKLEIGPTILTVGDILELVEGDTIVFEHKAEEDVVLKVNNLDKFATEMGVIGVKKGALIKNILEESEGVEEVRDEQRDK, from the coding sequence ATGGCAGATATTTTAAGTCAGGAAGAGATAGACGCCCTTTTATCTACTGTAGCTGATACTGGGATAAAGGATGAGGTGTTTGCTCCTGAGGTGGATTTTGTACCAAAGAAGATTTCGGTGTATGATTTTAGGAGACCTGATAGGGTTTCAAAGGAGCAGATCAGATCTATCAGGAACCTCCATGATAAATTTGCCAGAAACTTTAGCTCCTCATTGTCAAACTTTCTAAGAACTATAACAGATGTAAATCTTGTAAGTGTGGATCAGATGACATATGGTGAATTTTTGATGTCTCTTCCCGATCCCACAAACTTTAATATAATAAGTATGATACCTCTGGATGGTAGTGCCGTACTTGAAATAAACCCTTCACTTGTTTTTCCTATAGTAGATAAGCTTCTCGGGGGCCCTGGTCTTCCTATGTACAAAGTAAGGGAACTTACTGCCCTTGAGCAACACATTATGGAGAGCGTGATATATCTTTTGTTAAAAGAGCTTGAAGATACGTGGAAACAGGTAATACCCAATATTAAATTTAGGAAAGAGATTACAGAGAATAGTCCGCAGGTTGTACAGATAGTTGCCCAGAATGAAGTCGTTGTCCTTGTGGTTTTTGAGGTAAAATTTGCTGACGTTTCCGGTATGATAAATCTCTGTCTTCCGGCGGTTGTACTGGAGCCTATTCTTGGTAAAATTAGTTCTCAGGATTGGCTGGTGGGGGCTAAGAAGGTTAAGGGGCTTGATTATCTGGATAGAATTTTGGATATATTAATGGAGGCGTATCTCCCATTGAAATTAGAAATAGGTCCAACAATCCTTACGGTTGGTGACATATTAGAACTTGTGGAGGGGGATACCATAGTTTTTGAACACAAAGCCGAAGAGGATGTTGTATTGAAGGTGAATAATTTAGATAAGTTTGCAACGGAAATGGGGGTAATTGGCGTTAAGAAAGGGGCATTAATAAAAAATATACTTGAGGAGAGCGAAGGTGTTGAAGAAGTTAGAGATGAACAACGAGATAAATAG
- the fliN gene encoding flagellar motor switch protein FliN — protein sequence MLKKLEMNNEINSFSSLLVEIFSSSFSSLLGKSFQFQVESVSEGELNDIALEYMGQTLINIKESLNGIDGGILIDTLTITGFADLMLMGSGEGVQELNDDLKDAIKELINQTISAMNIPFNDEFKKKVAFGVISVDTLLDTSSYVGNILIFDISGSFDGKNVKFKIFFSSKLKNLIMVESAEDDDFDFSPEVTAVNPMPKQQKTTYGGKNIDLLLDVEVPVSIRIGSTKMFLKDIVSLSPGNIVELDEYAEEPVVVMVNNKPIAKGEVVIVDGYFGVRIKEIISKEERIKKLRDK from the coding sequence GTGTTGAAGAAGTTAGAGATGAACAACGAGATAAATAGTTTTTCCAGCCTTCTTGTAGAGATTTTTTCCAGCAGTTTTTCATCCCTTTTGGGGAAAAGCTTTCAGTTTCAAGTTGAATCTGTATCTGAGGGGGAGCTAAACGATATTGCTCTGGAGTATATGGGACAAACACTTATAAATATTAAAGAAAGTTTAAATGGTATAGATGGTGGTATTTTGATAGATACATTGACTATTACAGGTTTTGCAGATCTTATGTTGATGGGGTCCGGGGAAGGTGTGCAGGAACTTAACGACGATCTAAAGGATGCTATCAAAGAGCTTATAAATCAGACAATATCTGCAATGAACATCCCTTTTAATGATGAATTTAAAAAGAAGGTGGCATTCGGTGTTATATCTGTTGATACCCTTCTGGATACCTCAAGTTATGTTGGAAATATTTTAATATTCGACATATCTGGTTCTTTTGATGGAAAAAATGTTAAATTTAAGATATTTTTCTCTTCAAAGCTTAAAAATTTAATAATGGTAGAAAGTGCTGAAGATGATGATTTTGATTTTTCTCCAGAAGTTACTGCAGTAAATCCAATGCCAAAGCAGCAGAAAACAACTTATGGGGGTAAAAATATTGATTTATTGTTAGATGTGGAGGTTCCAGTAAGCATAAGGATTGGTTCCACTAAGATGTTTTTAAAAGATATAGTAAGTTTAAGTCCTGGTAATATCGTTGAGCTTGATGAATACGCAGAAGAGCCTGTTGTGGTAATGGTCAACAATAAACCGATTGCTAAAGGGGAAGTGGTTATTGTGGATGGATATTTTGGTGTAAGGATAAAGGAGATAATAAGTAAAGAGGAAAGGATTAAAAAGCTAAGAGATAAATAA
- a CDS encoding response regulator → MAYEHVIITVDDSSTMRRIIKNTLQKLGFSNILEAGNGIEGLDVLAKNKVDLVITDWNMPEMDGLTFVKAIRAKPEYKELPILMVTTEAAKEDILTALRSGVNNYIVKPFTPETLQEKVFKLLGL, encoded by the coding sequence ATGGCTTACGAACATGTGATTATTACCGTCGATGATTCATCCACTATGCGTAGGATTATAAAGAACACTCTTCAAAAGTTAGGTTTTTCCAATATCCTTGAAGCAGGTAACGGTATTGAGGGGTTAGACGTTTTGGCAAAAAATAAAGTTGATCTTGTAATAACTGACTGGAATATGCCAGAGATGGATGGCCTTACTTTTGTCAAAGCAATTAGAGCCAAACCTGAATATAAAGAACTGCCTATTTTGATGGTAACCACTGAGGCTGCCAAAGAGGATATTCTTACTGCCTTGAGAAGTGGTGTAAATAATTATATAGTAAAACCATTCACACCTGAGACTCTGCAGGAGAAAGTATTCAAACTTCTGGGATTATGA